In the Candidatus Methanomethylophilaceae archaeon genome, one interval contains:
- the fni gene encoding type 2 isopentenyl-diphosphate Delta-isomerase, which produces MAIQNRKNDHIRICVEERTAPGYCYWDDVRLIHNALPEIDGDSIDMSCEIFGRKLEFPLIVTAITGGFDGAKKINGNIAEACAELGIGMGVGSERAGISGVCPESYSVVKDYGVPLVIGNVGAPQLIEQRGKKAFSKEDIEAAMDLVGADMLAIHLNFLQEIVQPEGDTNACGCRDAIRSLARDFPAIVKETGGGISKDVAVRLKGIGIQGIDIAGMGGTSFAAVELHRAMDAGDYIRTNMGETFLDWGIPAPVSLCEAKCSGLPLIASGGILDGIHVASSVAMGASCAGVANAVLREACESAEAVKRKLTLIREELRAAMLLTGSPDLKALSKAKHVVLGETRQWMESI; this is translated from the coding sequence ATGGCTATACAGAACAGAAAGAACGACCACATCAGGATCTGCGTCGAAGAGAGGACCGCCCCAGGATACTGCTATTGGGACGATGTGAGACTGATCCACAACGCCCTTCCGGAGATAGACGGGGACTCGATCGACATGTCCTGCGAGATCTTCGGCAGAAAGCTGGAATTCCCGCTGATCGTGACCGCTATAACCGGCGGATTCGATGGGGCCAAGAAAATCAACGGGAACATCGCCGAAGCGTGCGCCGAGCTTGGCATCGGGATGGGAGTCGGGAGCGAACGCGCAGGGATATCCGGCGTCTGCCCGGAAAGCTACTCCGTCGTGAAGGATTACGGCGTGCCTTTGGTCATCGGGAACGTGGGCGCTCCCCAGCTGATAGAGCAGAGAGGGAAGAAAGCCTTCTCCAAGGAGGACATCGAAGCGGCGATGGATCTGGTCGGCGCAGATATGCTCGCCATCCATCTGAACTTCCTTCAGGAGATCGTCCAGCCTGAGGGCGACACGAACGCATGCGGCTGCCGCGACGCGATACGCTCCCTCGCCAGGGATTTCCCGGCGATCGTCAAGGAAACCGGCGGCGGAATCTCCAAAGACGTGGCCGTCAGACTGAAAGGCATCGGAATCCAAGGGATCGACATCGCAGGGATGGGCGGGACCAGCTTCGCTGCCGTCGAGCTTCACCGCGCTATGGATGCCGGCGATTACATCAGGACCAACATGGGCGAAACCTTCTTGGATTGGGGCATACCCGCGCCTGTTTCCCTCTGCGAAGCCAAATGCAGCGGCCTTCCGCTGATCGCTTCCGGAGGCATCCTCGACGGGATACACGTGGCCTCTTCGGTCGCTATGGGGGCTTCCTGCGCGGGCGTCGCCAATGCCGTCCTGAGGGAAGCCTGCGAATCCGCCGAGGCCGTCAAACGCAAACTCACTTTGATCAGGGAAGAGCTCAGGGCCGCGATGCTGCTCACCGGCTCCCCCGACTTGAAAGCGCTCTCCAAGGCCAAGCACGTGGTCCTTGGGGAAACCAGACAGTGGATGGAATCCATATGA
- a CDS encoding phosphoglycerate kinase, producing MFPTAKDFNTLEDFDYRGKTVLLRVDINCPLDKQTLKIVNDSRIRRVVPTVRELMGKNAKLVILAHQSRKGKWDFIGLKQHSEYLSRHINAPVKYVDDVIGKEAVGAIKALQPGEVLLLGNVRGIDSETAKGDMEAHANGEIVKALAPLIDYYVCDAFGASHRSQCSLVGFQAKVPSASGRLMAKEMFALNAIFSEPRRPSVFILGGAKFGDVSDMIDRVLGNGTADTVILVGLVGNAYLLARGVDIGEASSKILSEELTPENIQAAKDVMEKYGQKVLIPVDVAVERDGKRVSVNIGDMPTKEPALDIGDASAEKFGKVIRSSKTCFMSGPAGMIEKEDFSVGTRKLMEAMVDSGGQSVIGGGHTGGAAERFDLADRFSYVSTGGGALETFLLGEPLPVIEALKYSKGKFGSGGHARGVSITI from the coding sequence GTGTTCCCCACGGCGAAGGATTTCAACACGCTGGAGGATTTCGATTACAGGGGCAAGACGGTCCTTCTCAGGGTAGACATCAATTGCCCCCTGGACAAGCAGACCCTGAAGATCGTCAACGACTCCAGGATAAGGAGGGTTGTCCCCACCGTCAGGGAGCTGATGGGAAAGAACGCGAAGCTTGTTATCCTGGCCCACCAGAGCAGGAAAGGGAAGTGGGATTTCATAGGTCTGAAGCAGCACTCGGAGTACCTTTCCCGCCACATCAACGCTCCCGTGAAGTATGTCGACGACGTCATCGGCAAGGAAGCCGTGGGCGCCATAAAAGCTCTCCAGCCCGGGGAGGTCCTTCTTCTGGGCAACGTGCGCGGCATAGATTCCGAGACCGCCAAAGGGGACATGGAGGCGCACGCCAACGGGGAGATCGTGAAGGCGCTGGCCCCATTGATCGACTATTACGTATGCGATGCGTTCGGAGCGTCCCACAGATCCCAATGCTCCCTCGTCGGATTCCAGGCGAAAGTGCCTTCGGCATCCGGCAGGCTCATGGCAAAGGAGATGTTCGCCCTCAACGCGATATTCTCCGAGCCCCGCAGACCCTCCGTTTTCATTCTGGGCGGCGCCAAGTTCGGCGACGTGTCGGACATGATAGACCGCGTCCTCGGCAACGGCACCGCCGACACCGTCATTCTGGTCGGGCTGGTCGGCAATGCATATCTTCTCGCCAGAGGCGTGGATATAGGCGAGGCCAGCTCCAAGATCCTCAGCGAAGAGCTCACCCCAGAGAATATTCAGGCCGCCAAGGATGTGATGGAGAAATACGGGCAGAAGGTGCTCATCCCCGTCGACGTAGCCGTTGAGAGGGACGGGAAGCGCGTCTCCGTCAATATAGGGGACATGCCCACCAAAGAGCCCGCCCTCGATATCGGGGACGCATCGGCCGAGAAATTCGGCAAAGTAATCCGCTCGTCCAAGACATGCTTCATGTCTGGCCCTGCGGGTATGATAGAGAAAGAGGATTTCTCTGTCGGAACCAGGAAACTGATGGAAGCCATGGTAGATTCCGGAGGGCAATCGGTCATCGGCGGAGGGCATACCGGAGGGGCGGCGGAGAGGTTCGACCTGGCCGACAGGTTCTCCTATGTGAGCACCGGCGGCGGAGCCTTGGAGACATTCCTTCTCGGGGAACCTTTGCCTGTGATAGAGGCCCTGAAGTATTCCAAGGGGAAGTTCGGCTCCGGCGGGCATGCGCGAGGTGTCTCAATAACTATTTAA
- a CDS encoding metallophosphoesterase family protein codes for MRFLVITDLHQKRADVGWINEEIAAHKAEFVLFLGDITNFGTKKLAKEIISKIDSKVYAIPGNCDPLDLPEGIKDVAVDMHGNAAEVGGYRIVGLGGSNITIFHTAFELEEDELYNGLKKNTSEGMILMTHAPSYGILDQIPSGISVGSRAIKRIVDEYHPILALSGHIHEASGIVEQDGTVFVNPGPAKEKKFAVIDIDGGKVRAEILKH; via the coding sequence ATGAGATTCCTCGTCATAACGGACCTGCATCAAAAAAGGGCCGATGTGGGCTGGATAAATGAAGAAATCGCCGCTCACAAAGCGGAATTCGTGCTTTTCCTCGGAGATATTACCAATTTCGGAACCAAGAAGCTGGCCAAGGAAATCATCTCGAAAATCGATTCCAAAGTCTATGCCATACCCGGAAACTGCGACCCTCTCGACCTTCCCGAAGGCATCAAGGATGTGGCCGTGGACATGCACGGCAATGCGGCAGAAGTCGGCGGATACAGGATAGTAGGGCTCGGTGGATCGAACATAACGATCTTCCACACCGCGTTCGAGCTTGAGGAGGACGAACTTTACAACGGCCTGAAGAAGAACACCTCGGAAGGTATGATCCTGATGACCCACGCGCCTTCATACGGCATATTGGATCAGATACCCTCCGGCATCAGCGTCGGTAGCCGCGCTATCAAAAGGATCGTGGACGAATACCACCCGATCCTCGCGCTGTCCGGGCACATTCACGAGGCCTCCGGGATTGTCGAACAGGACGGCACAGTGTTCGTGAACCCCGGTCCCGCCAAAGAGAAGAAATTCGCCGTCATCGACATCGACGGCGGAAAAGTCAGAGCAGAAATTCTCAAACACTGA
- a CDS encoding Na/Pi cotransporter family protein: MDAAMIATAVLTLAAGIGVFLIACNTMSSNLESICSTRLKSLFSKASDKKLVGVAIGTVSTAAIQSSGAMTVLVIGFVNAGIMSLTLAAAIIYGANIGTTITAQIVALGMFGSGTISLTLIFAAVTGIGAFMVAFGKKDSVKRWGGVIGGFGLLFVGLSMMSGSMEDFAQLDEVKNFLASIDNLIILVLLGALLTAIVQSSSVMTSVAIAMLAAGLIDLEQGIYLTMGSNIGSCIVSILAGMSSGLNAKRTALMHLTFNVIGVTLFVIAGYAIGFISGGGITYESIFGSMFPNAPTQLAMFHTFFNVMTVIIMLPLTSKLVSFVCKAIPDKGEKTTSENEGPRLFFINDYMLKTPPIAVLEVKNEIMNMAKIAMDNVNLACHMVSTLDFSEEKTFRANEKELNFLKKQITKFLVKLSNLQLSGRDNAYVSTGFRTVTDLERIGDYAENIVEYAEKLSALEDRFSDAALQEIEDVRLLIEQLYEKIMKAYAEADRDILREAMAIEDKIDDLTDKMSADHIERLNEGVCKPDVGAEYLSLASDTERIADHFVNVGKTIKEYA; this comes from the coding sequence ATGGACGCCGCAATGATAGCAACAGCCGTGCTCACGCTGGCCGCAGGGATCGGAGTTTTCCTCATAGCCTGCAACACTATGAGCTCCAACTTGGAATCCATCTGCAGCACCAGACTGAAGAGCCTATTCTCCAAAGCATCCGACAAGAAGCTGGTCGGCGTAGCTATAGGGACGGTGAGCACCGCGGCCATACAAAGCTCCGGAGCGATGACCGTTCTGGTTATAGGTTTCGTCAACGCCGGGATCATGTCTCTGACCCTCGCGGCAGCGATAATCTACGGCGCCAACATAGGGACGACTATAACCGCGCAGATAGTGGCGCTGGGGATGTTCGGCTCCGGCACGATATCTCTCACCCTGATATTCGCCGCCGTCACGGGGATAGGCGCGTTCATGGTCGCCTTCGGGAAAAAAGACTCCGTGAAAAGATGGGGGGGCGTCATCGGCGGATTCGGATTGCTGTTCGTGGGCCTGAGCATGATGAGCGGTTCCATGGAGGATTTCGCTCAGCTCGATGAGGTGAAGAATTTCCTCGCCAGCATCGATAACCTGATCATCCTGGTTCTTTTGGGAGCGCTTCTGACGGCGATAGTCCAAAGCTCATCCGTCATGACCTCGGTGGCCATCGCGATGCTTGCCGCCGGGCTCATCGATTTGGAGCAGGGGATCTACCTGACCATGGGATCCAACATCGGATCCTGCATAGTGTCTATCCTTGCGGGAATGTCCAGCGGCCTCAACGCGAAAAGGACGGCGCTAATGCATCTCACGTTCAACGTGATAGGCGTGACACTGTTCGTCATCGCGGGCTACGCCATCGGATTCATCTCAGGCGGCGGCATCACATATGAATCCATATTCGGATCGATGTTCCCGAACGCCCCCACCCAGCTGGCCATGTTCCACACCTTCTTCAACGTCATGACCGTCATCATAATGCTTCCTCTCACGTCAAAACTGGTTTCCTTCGTATGCAAGGCGATACCCGACAAAGGAGAGAAGACCACTTCGGAGAACGAAGGGCCACGCCTCTTCTTCATCAACGATTATATGCTGAAGACCCCGCCCATAGCCGTGCTGGAAGTGAAGAATGAGATCATGAACATGGCCAAGATCGCGATGGACAACGTCAACCTCGCCTGCCATATGGTATCCACGCTGGATTTCAGCGAGGAAAAGACGTTCCGGGCCAATGAGAAAGAGCTCAATTTCCTCAAAAAGCAGATCACCAAATTCCTTGTGAAACTTTCCAACCTCCAGCTGAGCGGAAGGGACAACGCGTACGTCTCCACCGGATTCCGCACCGTGACCGATCTGGAAAGGATCGGCGACTATGCGGAGAACATAGTGGAGTACGCCGAGAAGCTTTCCGCCCTCGAAGACAGATTCTCCGACGCCGCCCTCCAGGAGATAGAGGACGTCAGACTCCTCATAGAGCAGCTGTACGAGAAGATAATGAAGGCCTACGCCGAAGCCGACAGGGATATCCTCAGGGAAGCCATGGCCATCGAGGACAAGATCGACGACCTCACCGACAAGATGTCCGCCGACCACATCGAAAGGCTGAACGAAGGCGTCTGCAAGCCTGACGTCGGCGCGGAGTATCTTTCCCTGGCTTCGGACACGGAAAGGATAGCGGACCATTTCGTCAACGTCGGGAAGACCATAAAGGAATATGCCTGA
- a CDS encoding Kae1-associated serine/threonine protein kinase, with protein MESDRQRGAEATISRASYLGREAALKSRPPKSYRLPELDMRIRTARTRSEARIMREAREAGVRTPCIYDIDLKECSITMEYVHGITAKEAIDAHPEDAEKLAEMIGKTAAKLHSAGICHGDLTTSNMIVRPDGSLCLIDFSMGCTKATLEDIGIDARLMERAFGSAHAGLENALETLMDAYLSSMPDGNAVRKKLEEIRNRGRYT; from the coding sequence ATGGAATCGGACAGACAAAGGGGGGCCGAAGCCACCATTTCCAGGGCATCGTACCTCGGACGCGAAGCCGCCTTGAAGTCCAGGCCGCCCAAATCCTACAGGCTTCCGGAGCTTGACATGCGCATAAGAACCGCCAGAACCAGAAGCGAAGCCCGCATAATGCGCGAAGCCAGGGAAGCGGGCGTGCGTACCCCATGCATCTACGACATCGACCTCAAGGAATGCTCCATCACCATGGAATATGTGCACGGAATCACCGCGAAAGAAGCCATCGACGCCCATCCAGAAGATGCGGAGAAGCTTGCGGAGATGATAGGAAAGACCGCGGCCAAACTCCATTCAGCTGGGATATGCCATGGCGATCTGACCACATCCAACATGATAGTCCGCCCTGACGGCTCCCTTTGCCTGATCGATTTTTCGATGGGATGCACAAAAGCCACCCTGGAAGACATCGGGATAGACGCCAGGCTGATGGAAAGGGCGTTCGGATCGGCCCATGCGGGACTGGAAAATGCGTTGGAAACACTTATGGACGCATATCTTTCCTCGATGCCCGATGGGAATGCGGTCAGAAAGAAACTTGAGGAGATAAGGAACAGAGGGAGATACACATGA
- a CDS encoding type II glyceraldehyde-3-phosphate dehydrogenase has protein sequence MAKIRVGVNGYGTIGKRVASAVAAQEDMELVGVTKTRPNFEALSALNKGYDLYVPDESVEAFNKAGVKIAGTLKDLLSKVDIVVDCTPGNVGEYYRDMYKAAGVKAIFQGGEDHSLTGISFNSTANYSESWGAQLSRVVSCNTTGLLRTLNPIDKAFKIKDAYVTIVRRAADPGDSKNGPINGLEPSVSLPTHHGPDVQSIMPWLSISTMAIKASTTLMHVHTVVAKLEAETTTEEVINVLKNASRVRLVKSKDGIKTTAQIMEFARDLGRDRSDMYEIVVWEDGIKVVGNTLYYYQAVHQESDVIPENVDCIRSMCKAEKDPSKSVAKTNAALGISKS, from the coding sequence ATGGCGAAAATCAGGGTCGGAGTGAACGGATATGGGACCATCGGAAAGAGGGTCGCATCCGCCGTTGCCGCGCAGGAAGACATGGAGCTGGTCGGGGTCACCAAGACCAGGCCGAATTTTGAGGCTCTCTCGGCGCTCAATAAGGGATATGACCTCTACGTCCCCGACGAAAGCGTCGAAGCGTTCAATAAAGCCGGCGTGAAGATAGCCGGGACCCTGAAGGATTTATTATCGAAGGTCGACATCGTCGTCGACTGCACCCCCGGGAATGTGGGGGAATATTATAGGGACATGTACAAGGCCGCCGGAGTCAAAGCCATATTCCAGGGCGGAGAGGACCACAGCCTGACCGGGATCTCTTTCAATTCTACTGCCAACTATTCCGAGTCGTGGGGCGCACAGCTCTCGCGCGTGGTCTCATGCAACACCACGGGGCTTCTCAGGACTCTGAATCCCATCGACAAGGCGTTCAAGATCAAGGATGCCTATGTGACGATAGTCAGGCGCGCGGCCGATCCCGGGGACAGCAAGAACGGCCCCATCAACGGGCTCGAGCCTTCCGTCAGCCTTCCGACCCATCACGGCCCCGACGTCCAGAGCATCATGCCTTGGCTCAGCATCAGTACCATGGCCATCAAAGCGTCTACCACCCTCATGCACGTCCACACGGTCGTCGCCAAGCTGGAAGCCGAGACGACCACGGAGGAAGTCATAAACGTCCTGAAGAACGCGTCACGCGTGAGGCTGGTGAAATCAAAGGACGGCATCAAAACCACCGCCCAGATCATGGAGTTCGCCAGGGACCTCGGGCGCGACAGGTCTGACATGTATGAGATAGTCGTCTGGGAGGACGGCATCAAAGTGGTCGGGAACACCTTGTATTACTACCAGGCCGTCCACCAAGAGTCGGACGTAATCCCTGAGAATGTCGATTGCATCAGGTCCATGTGCAAAGCCGAGAAAGACCCGTCCAAATCCGTAGCGAAGACCAACGCGGCCCTCGGCATTTCCAAAAGCTGA
- a CDS encoding polyprenyl synthetase family protein — protein MDAREYLRKRSAQLDGPIRDFIKDEEPSNLIEASRQYPYAGGKRMRPAMVLASCGAVGGNAMDAMPLAVAIEYIHNFTLIHDDLMDGDEVRRGMRTIHVGYGMPTAVLAGDWLFSKACEIISNMDLPPEKVVRILRYVTTAVCDLGRGQQMDVNNEGKIVSEEYYIETIKLKTSVLFAAAAAGGAIVGGADDATAAKIYDYAIDLGLGFQMFDDYLGIAGDSSKTGKSVGNDIRKGKCTCMVTHAIRSIKDQKTLEEFKGILGKIDATDAECGRAKQIMKDAGSIDYAMDLAKKKIESAIAKIDFLPGSEDKEFMVALAKFAINRES, from the coding sequence ATCGATGCAAGAGAATATCTGAGGAAAAGGTCCGCCCAACTGGACGGGCCCATTCGCGACTTTATAAAGGACGAAGAGCCGTCCAACCTCATAGAGGCGTCCAGGCAGTATCCGTACGCCGGAGGGAAGAGGATGCGCCCTGCGATGGTCTTGGCCTCCTGCGGAGCCGTCGGCGGAAACGCCATGGATGCGATGCCGCTTGCGGTTGCCATAGAATACATCCACAATTTCACGCTGATCCACGACGACCTGATGGACGGGGACGAAGTCCGCAGGGGGATGAGAACCATCCACGTGGGATATGGGATGCCGACCGCGGTTCTCGCCGGGGACTGGCTGTTCTCGAAGGCGTGCGAGATAATCAGCAACATGGACCTCCCTCCGGAGAAAGTCGTTAGGATTCTGAGATACGTTACAACCGCTGTCTGCGACCTCGGGCGCGGCCAGCAGATGGACGTCAACAACGAGGGCAAGATCGTCTCCGAAGAATACTACATCGAGACGATAAAGCTCAAAACCAGCGTCCTGTTCGCGGCGGCGGCTGCGGGAGGAGCGATCGTAGGCGGAGCGGACGATGCCACAGCCGCGAAGATCTACGATTACGCCATCGATCTGGGGCTGGGATTCCAGATGTTCGACGACTATCTCGGGATAGCCGGCGATTCATCCAAGACCGGGAAATCGGTTGGGAACGACATACGCAAAGGGAAATGCACCTGCATGGTGACCCACGCGATCAGATCAATAAAAGATCAGAAGACTTTGGAGGAATTCAAAGGGATTCTGGGGAAGATCGATGCCACCGACGCCGAATGCGGGCGCGCCAAGCAGATTATGAAAGACGCCGGATCCATCGATTATGCGATGGACCTTGCCAAGAAGAAAATAGAGTCCGCCATCGCCAAGATAGATTTCCTCCCCGGAAGCGAGGACAAGGAATTCATGGTGGCTCTGGCTAAATTCGCCATAAACAGGGAATCCTGA
- the radB gene encoding DNA repair and recombination protein RadB: MKRIPLGCQKFDRLLGGGIEGGCVTLIYGEAGAGKTNVCLQFARSIVSQGERVAYIDSEGLSGDRISQVFAGMEDAVKNVLIFQVHSFEEQSDRIDKAEKLASAGTITAVIIDSLTMFYRLKYDDGAARNDFIRQTEALLNMARKYDIAVLVTSQVYSNMNGGVEFLGGHVLHHNAKTIVRLDKGYEGRRAAVIMKHRSLPEGRSAPYRITETGIEDV; this comes from the coding sequence GTGAAGAGGATACCTTTGGGTTGCCAGAAGTTCGATCGCCTTCTCGGAGGGGGCATCGAAGGCGGCTGCGTCACGCTCATCTACGGCGAAGCCGGCGCGGGGAAGACAAACGTCTGCCTGCAGTTCGCCCGCAGCATCGTCTCCCAAGGGGAAAGGGTCGCGTACATCGATTCCGAGGGCCTCTCAGGCGACCGCATATCCCAGGTTTTCGCAGGGATGGAAGATGCGGTCAAGAACGTGCTGATTTTCCAGGTCCACAGTTTCGAGGAGCAGTCCGACCGCATAGACAAGGCGGAGAAGCTCGCTTCCGCAGGGACCATAACCGCCGTGATCATCGATTCCCTGACCATGTTCTATCGGCTGAAGTACGATGACGGGGCGGCCAGGAACGATTTCATCAGGCAGACGGAAGCTCTGCTTAATATGGCCAGGAAATATGACATAGCCGTTCTGGTAACTTCGCAGGTATACAGCAATATGAACGGCGGGGTTGAGTTTCTCGGGGGCCACGTCCTGCATCACAACGCGAAAACTATAGTGCGTCTGGATAAGGGATACGAAGGCAGGCGCGCAGCGGTGATAATGAAGCACCGGAGCCTCCCCGAAGGGAGGTCGGCGCCATACAGGATAACCGAGACCGGGATAGAGGACGTCTGA
- a CDS encoding TIGR00266 family protein, whose amino-acid sequence MKYNISGSNLQVVNIELEPNEELATTAGALVYTSGNVQMESKMEGGLMAGLKRSLSGSSMFLVKFKTTGGTGTVGIAGEAPGKIIDIDITNNAWICQKSAYLGSETSVQLDIAFQKKLGSMLFGGEGLILQKLSGKGLVFAHACGDLIQMDLKPGEIIKVSTSHVVAWQDTVSYDISSVKGVKNVLFSGEGLFMTTLTGPGRIILQSMTLGDLAMSLYPYMPQSSS is encoded by the coding sequence ATGAAATATAACATTTCTGGGAGCAACCTTCAGGTAGTAAACATCGAGCTGGAGCCCAACGAGGAGCTGGCCACCACGGCCGGAGCTTTGGTGTACACCTCCGGGAACGTGCAGATGGAATCCAAGATGGAAGGCGGACTCATGGCGGGTCTCAAACGTTCGCTGTCGGGATCCAGCATGTTCTTGGTAAAGTTCAAGACCACCGGAGGCACGGGCACCGTCGGAATCGCCGGAGAGGCGCCGGGAAAGATCATAGACATAGACATCACGAACAACGCGTGGATATGCCAGAAATCGGCGTATCTCGGGTCGGAGACCAGCGTCCAATTGGACATCGCATTCCAGAAGAAGCTCGGTTCCATGCTGTTCGGCGGCGAAGGGCTCATTCTCCAGAAGCTTTCCGGAAAGGGACTGGTCTTCGCCCATGCGTGCGGAGATCTGATCCAGATGGATCTGAAGCCCGGCGAGATAATCAAAGTCTCCACGTCCCACGTGGTCGCATGGCAGGACACCGTGTCTTACGACATCAGCAGCGTCAAGGGAGTGAAGAACGTCCTCTTCAGCGGGGAGGGTCTGTTCATGACTACTCTGACCGGTCCCGGCCGCATCATTCTGCAGTCTATGACCCTCGGCGATCTGGCTATGTCGCTGTACCCGTACATGCCTCAGAGCAGCAGCTGA
- the rdgB gene encoding RdgB/HAM1 family non-canonical purine NTP pyrophosphatase: protein MKLKVITSNPGKVAEYARSFSEIGIEMEHLRLPYDEVQTSDLSEVVDKGMDEIISKGVRDFIVDDSGLFVDALKGFPGVWSAYAQKTIGNAGILKLMEGEQDRGAEFRCCIGCDIAGERVIVTGICRGYITQSERGAGGFGFDPIFTPDGRRTFAEIPIEEKNEVSHRGNAIRLMMEELKRRGLAD from the coding sequence ATGAAGCTGAAAGTGATTACGTCAAATCCCGGAAAGGTCGCGGAATACGCGAGATCGTTCTCGGAGATCGGCATCGAGATGGAGCATCTGAGACTCCCTTACGACGAAGTGCAGACATCCGATCTGAGCGAAGTTGTCGACAAAGGCATGGACGAGATAATCTCCAAAGGGGTCAGGGACTTCATCGTGGACGATTCCGGACTCTTCGTCGATGCCCTGAAGGGATTCCCGGGAGTTTGGTCGGCTTACGCGCAGAAAACCATCGGCAATGCCGGGATATTGAAGCTTATGGAAGGCGAGCAGGACCGCGGGGCTGAGTTCAGATGCTGCATCGGGTGCGACATCGCCGGCGAAAGGGTGATAGTCACCGGAATCTGCAGAGGCTACATAACGCAATCGGAAAGGGGAGCCGGGGGATTCGGTTTCGACCCCATATTCACGCCGGACGGCCGGAGGACCTTCGCGGAGATACCGATAGAGGAGAAGAACGAAGTGTCCCACAGGGGGAACGCCATAAGATTGATGATGGAAGAACTGAAAAGAAGGGGCCTTGCGGACTGA